The genomic region GCCCGTCGTAGACCGAGGGATCGGGACGGAAGATGACCTCGAGCTTGCCTCCCGTTGTGTGCGGATCCGGAGGCGGCGGAACATTTTTCGCCGTGAACTGCTTCTCCGGCAGCGCGGAGCCCTCGATGAAGCCGTCGTACAGCGCCTTGCGCCACCACGTCTCGAAGTCCACACCCGTGTGTTGCGACTTCCAGTAGTTCCGCAGCGTCTCGTATCCGGGAATGCCGGGCGCGTCCGTGAACGCCTGCAGGAACTCGTGCGCGGTCTTGCCGTCGTAGAGCGGCGCGATGAGCGGCTGAACGATCGAGACGGTGCCGTCGTGGGCGCGCGTATCGCTCCACGACTCCAGGTAGTGCGCCATCGGCACGTGCCAGTGCGAGAGCCACGAGGTCTCGTCGAAGTAGAGCCCCAGCCGGAAGACGCGCGGCACTTTGCGGATGGCGCCGGCAAAGTCGAGGTCGGCGGGCGCGTCGTACACCGGGTTGCCGCCCACGATGACGAGCATGTCCACCTTGCCCGCCCACATCTCGCCGACCAGTTCCCGCAGCCCCGCCATCTGGTCGACCGGGTTGGCTTCGATCGGGTCGGTGTAAACGACGGTCTTGCCGACGTTGCCCAGAGCTTCATTGATCTTCGCCGCGCACCAATGGATGTATGCCGACTGATGCTCGCCCGCGATGACGAGGGATGAGCCACGGTGCGCCTGCAGGTCCTTCACTAGCGCCTGGAGGAACTTGCCATCGGGTCCGGAAAAGTCTGGCTTGCCCTCGCCCATTCCAAACGCTGCTCCAAGCTCGGATGCAACGTCCTGTACCTCGCTCGCCCTCTTCGCCAGCCGGTGGTCCGCCTTGCCGCCGGTGTTCGACGGCGTGCTCTCGATCACGTACAGCCGGTTCATCCCGCGCTGCGACTTGCCACGCTCGTCGTGCTGCACCTTGCGCCGCGAGGCGAACTCGCGCGCGTAGCGATGGAATCCCGGGAAGCCCGCCGACAGGAAGTCGGCGTCGAGCGAGACGATCACGTCCGCCGCTTCGAGCTTGTAGACCGGCTGCGCCGGCTGGCCGAACGCCTGCTTCGTGCCCGCCCAGAGCGCGTCGCGATTCACCGGCTCGTACTGGAACCACTTCGCCTGCGGATACAGCTTCAGCAGGTCGCGCATCTGCTGCGCCAGCGTCGGCGAGATCACCGTCTCGGCGAGGAACCGGATGCCGGCGCCGCCGAGCGACTTCTGCGCAACCAGCGGCTGCCGCACCGCGCCCAGGAACTCGCCCCACGGCCGCACTTCACCCAGGTTCTGGATGGTCTGCGAGCGGTCGGGATCGTAGAGCCCGAGTACCGAGGCCTGCGCGAACGGGTCTGACCCACCGAGCGACGCCGGATGCTGCGGGTTCCCTTCCACCTTCGTCGGCCGGCCCTCGTTGCTCTTCGCCAGCAGTGGGAAGGCGCCCGTCGGGAACGGCATCGCGGTGGCAAAGTAGGTCGGCTTACCCGGCAGCATGTTCTCCGGCTGCCGGACGAACGGGATGATCTGCTCCGCCGGCTGCTTGGTGCACGCCGACAATCCCGCGAGCGCCAGGCCGGCGGCGGCGACCTTCATGAAGTCGCGCCGGCTCACGTCGTCGAGCACGGAAGCGTGCCGCGGGAATTCGTCATCCAGCAGGCGGCGGAACTCCGGCGTCTCGGCCAGCTCGTGCAGCGACCGCCAGTAGCGCGGGCCGCTCTGCCCGGCGAGCTTCTCCCGCGCCTCGTCGAGCGAGAGCTTCTTGCCGGTGTCGATTCTCACCAGCT from Terriglobales bacterium harbors:
- a CDS encoding TAT-variant-translocated molybdopterin oxidoreductase, which translates into the protein MSAECHEKKQAAEAAELVRIDTGKKLSLDEAREKLAGQSGPRYWRSLHELAETPEFRRLLDDEFPRHASVLDDVSRRDFMKVAAAGLALAGLSACTKQPAEQIIPFVRQPENMLPGKPTYFATAMPFPTGAFPLLAKSNEGRPTKVEGNPQHPASLGGSDPFAQASVLGLYDPDRSQTIQNLGEVRPWGEFLGAVRQPLVAQKSLGGAGIRFLAETVISPTLAQQMRDLLKLYPQAKWFQYEPVNRDALWAGTKQAFGQPAQPVYKLEAADVIVSLDADFLSAGFPGFHRYAREFASRRKVQHDERGKSQRGMNRLYVIESTPSNTGGKADHRLAKRASEVQDVASELGAAFGMGEGKPDFSGPDGKFLQALVKDLQAHRGSSLVIAGEHQSAYIHWCAAKINEALGNVGKTVVYTDPIEANPVDQMAGLRELVGEMWAGKVDMLVIVGGNPVYDAPADLDFAGAIRKVPRVFRLGLYFDETSWLSHWHVPMAHYLESWSDTRAHDGTVSIVQPLIAPLYDGKTAHEFLQAFTDAPGIPGYETLRNYWKSQHTGVDFETWWRKALYDGFIEGSALPEKQFTAKNVPPPPDPHTTGGKLEVIFRPDPSVYDGRFANNGWLQELPKPMTKMTWDNAVLMSPTTAKKLGLFSDSTGAYEDPGGGKTPVGPDSEGFTDVVVVKYQGKEIKGAVWTVPGHPDDAITLTLG